A stretch of Gemmobacter fulvus DNA encodes these proteins:
- a CDS encoding VOC family protein, whose protein sequence is MTPQRVTLTTLGVADLAASRAFYGRLGWVEHKESQPGVAFFQMNGAVLGLFGLADLAADQGRPGAVLGVGAVTLAQNFATEAEVDAAYAAALAAGGTALKAPEKVFWGGYSGYWSDLDGHVWEVAMNPFWPLAEDGSLTLPE, encoded by the coding sequence ATGACTCCGCAGCGTGTGACCCTGACAACCCTTGGCGTGGCGGATCTGGCGGCGTCACGGGCGTTTTATGGCCGTCTCGGCTGGGTGGAGCATAAGGAAAGCCAGCCAGGTGTCGCCTTCTTTCAGATGAATGGTGCGGTGCTGGGCTTGTTCGGGCTGGCCGATCTGGCTGCTGATCAGGGGCGTCCCGGTGCGGTGCTGGGTGTGGGCGCCGTGACGCTGGCGCAGAATTTTGCCACCGAGGCCGAGGTGGATGCCGCCTATGCCGCAGCGCTTGCGGCAGGGGGCACGGCACTGAAAGCCCCCGAGAAAGTGTTCTGGGGCGGATATTCCGGCTATTGGTCCGATCTGGATGGCCATGTCTGGGAGGTGGCCATGAACCCGTTCTGGCCCTTGGCCGAAGACGGGTCTTTGACCCTGCCGGAGTAA
- the recF gene encoding DNA replication/repair protein RecF (All proteins in this family for which functions are known are DNA-binding proteins that assist the filamentation of RecA onto DNA for the initiation of recombination or recombinational repair.): MSGLAILSLAVSHFRSHRAARLAFDGRPVALVGPNGAGKTNILEAISLLSPGRGLRRAGAEEIARRPEAIGWKVSARVAGLTAAHEVETWAEGGASRQVRIDGKAVPQAHLARITRMVWLVPAMDRLWLEAAEGRRRFLDRMTLSFVPDHAEAVLGYEKAMRDRNRLLKDQVSDPHWYAALEAQMAATGAVITANRALTVARLEQAQAGAETAFPRADLAILHPEGAPEDLAQALAAGRRRDLAAGRTLIGPHRADLAAVFSAKGVAADQCSTGEQKALLISLILANARALSADLGAPPILLLDEVAAHLDVGRRAALYDELCALGAQALMTGTEPGLFDSLAARGQTFAIADEAGQSCILEVSQ, encoded by the coding sequence GTGAGCGGTCTGGCCATCCTGTCGCTGGCGGTGTCGCATTTTCGCAGCCATCGCGCCGCGCGGCTGGCGTTTGACGGGCGGCCTGTGGCGCTGGTCGGGCCGAATGGCGCGGGCAAGACCAATATCCTTGAGGCGATCTCGCTGCTGTCGCCGGGTCGCGGGCTGCGCCGGGCCGGGGCCGAAGAGATTGCGCGCCGACCCGAGGCGATCGGCTGGAAGGTCAGCGCCCGCGTGGCCGGGCTGACGGCGGCGCATGAGGTGGAGACCTGGGCCGAAGGCGGGGCCTCGCGGCAGGTGCGGATTGATGGCAAGGCGGTACCGCAGGCGCATCTGGCGCGGATCACCCGCATGGTCTGGCTGGTGCCCGCGATGGACCGACTGTGGCTGGAGGCGGCGGAGGGGCGGCGGCGGTTTCTGGACCGGATGACGCTCAGCTTTGTGCCCGATCATGCCGAGGCGGTGTTGGGGTATGAAAAGGCGATGCGGGATCGCAACCGGCTGCTGAAAGATCAGGTGTCGGATCCGCATTGGTATGCCGCGCTGGAGGCGCAGATGGCGGCCACGGGGGCGGTGATCACCGCCAACCGGGCGCTGACCGTGGCGCGGCTGGAACAGGCGCAGGCCGGGGCGGAAACCGCCTTTCCCCGCGCCGATCTGGCCATCCTGCATCCCGAAGGCGCGCCGGAGGATCTGGCGCAGGCGCTGGCGGCGGGGCGGCGGCGCGATCTGGCGGCCGGACGCACGCTGATCGGGCCGCATCGCGCCGATCTGGCGGCGGTGTTTTCGGCCAAGGGCGTTGCCGCCGATCAATGTTCGACCGGGGAGCAGAAGGCGCTGCTGATCAGCCTGATCCTGGCCAATGCGCGGGCGCTTTCGGCCGATCTGGGGGCGCCGCCGATCCTGCTGCTGGATGAGGTGGCCGCCCATCTGGATGTCGGTCGCCGCGCCGCGCTGTATGATGAGCTCTGCGCGCTGGGGGCGCAGGCGCTGATGACGGGGACGGAGCCGGGATTGTTTGACAGTCTGGCCGCACGCGGGCAAACCTTCGCCATTGCCGATGAGGCAGGCCAATCGTGTATTCTTGAGGTATCCCAATGA
- the dnaN gene encoding DNA polymerase III subunit beta yields MKISIERGTLLKAVGQAQSVVERRNTIPILANVLIEAEGNQVSFRATDLDIEVVDRAPAMVERAGATTVSAVMLHEIVRKLPDGSLITLSEDSAAGRLTVAAGRSTFNLATLPKEDFPVMASSEYSTNFAAPAPVLRRLFDKAKFAISTEETRYYLNGVYMHVATGEDGPVLRCVATDGHRLARIDAPLPEGAQGMAGVIVPRKTVNELRKLLDDDEAQIAVSVSETKVRFATPLITMTSKVIDGTFPDYTRVIPTGNTRRLEVDASDFAKAVDRVATVSSERSRAVKLSLDEDRLILSVNAPDSGAAEEELAVAYGDERLEIGFNAKYLLEIASQVDRENAVFLFNSAGDPTLMREGNDMSAVYVVMPMRV; encoded by the coding sequence ATGAAGATCAGCATCGAACGCGGCACGCTTCTGAAAGCTGTGGGGCAGGCGCAATCGGTTGTGGAGCGCCGCAACACCATCCCGATCCTCGCCAATGTTTTGATCGAGGCCGAGGGCAATCAGGTCAGCTTCCGCGCGACCGATCTGGATATCGAGGTGGTGGACCGCGCGCCTGCCATGGTCGAACGCGCCGGGGCAACCACGGTGTCGGCGGTCATGCTGCACGAAATCGTGCGCAAACTGCCGGATGGATCGCTGATCACCCTGTCGGAAGACAGCGCCGCCGGGCGTCTGACCGTGGCGGCGGGCCGGTCCACCTTCAATCTGGCGACCTTGCCGAAAGAAGATTTTCCGGTGATGGCCAGCTCGGAATATTCCACCAATTTCGCGGCCCCGGCCCCGGTGCTGCGCCGCCTGTTCGACAAGGCGAAATTCGCTATCTCGACCGAGGAAACCCGTTATTACCTGAACGGCGTCTATATGCATGTCGCCACCGGCGAAGACGGCCCGGTGCTGCGCTGTGTGGCCACCGATGGCCACCGTCTGGCCCGGATCGACGCGCCACTGCCGGAGGGCGCGCAGGGCATGGCGGGCGTGATCGTGCCGCGCAAGACGGTGAACGAGCTGCGCAAGCTGCTGGACGATGACGAGGCGCAGATCGCGGTTTCGGTGTCGGAAACCAAGGTACGGTTTGCCACGCCGCTGATCACCATGACCTCAAAGGTCATCGACGGCACCTTCCCCGATTACACCCGCGTCATCCCGACCGGCAACACCCGGCGGCTTGAGGTCGATGCCTCTGATTTCGCCAAGGCGGTGGACCGCGTGGCTACGGTGTCCTCCGAACGCTCGCGCGCGGTGAAGCTGAGCTTGGATGAGGATCGGCTGATCCTGTCGGTCAATGCGCCCGATTCCGGTGCCGCCGAAGAAGAGCTGGCCGTGGCTTATGGCGACGAGCGGCTGGAGATTGGCTTCAACGCCAAATATCTTCTGGAGATCGCGTCGCAGGTGGATCGTGAAAACGCGGTGTTCCTGTTCAATTCGGCGGGCGACCCGACGCTGATGCGCGAAGGCAATGACATGTCGGCGGTCTATGTCGTCATGCCGATGCGCGTGTGA
- the dnaA gene encoding chromosomal replication initiator protein DnaA codes for MTNETWGEIREQLQKRVGKNNYTTWIEPLKLSQLKNGVARFEVPTTFFGDWVSRNYGDHIRHHLNAAGADVERVEFAVNSAPRAQDAAVAAKPAVKAKPAPKARQADEEMPGAPLDARFTFDSFVVGKPNELAHAAARRVADGGPVTFNPLFLYGGVGLGKTHLMHAIAHELQTRQPHLRVLYLSAEQFMYRFVQALREKQIMDFKELFRSVDVLMVDDVQFIAGKDSTQEEFFHTFNALVDQNKQIVISADRAPGEIKDLEERIKSRLQCGLVVDLHPTDYELRLGILQQKAEFYRSQYKGLKMADGVLEFLAHRITTNVRVLEGALTRLFAFASLVGREITLDLTQDCLADILRASDRKVTIEEIQRKVAEHYNIRLSDMIGPKRLRNIARPRQIAMYLAKQLTPRSLPEIGRRFGGRDHTTIMHGVRKIEELMATDSQLADDLQLLKRLLQA; via the coding sequence ATGACAAACGAAACTTGGGGCGAGATTCGTGAGCAACTGCAAAAACGTGTTGGAAAAAACAACTACACCACCTGGATCGAACCGCTGAAGCTGTCGCAGCTTAAAAACGGTGTCGCACGATTCGAAGTGCCGACCACCTTTTTTGGCGACTGGGTTTCCCGCAACTATGGCGATCATATCCGCCACCACCTCAATGCTGCCGGCGCCGATGTGGAGCGGGTGGAGTTTGCCGTGAACAGCGCGCCGCGGGCGCAAGATGCCGCTGTGGCGGCCAAGCCTGCCGTCAAGGCCAAGCCCGCGCCCAAGGCGCGTCAGGCCGATGAAGAAATGCCGGGGGCACCGCTGGATGCCCGTTTCACCTTTGACAGCTTCGTGGTCGGCAAACCGAACGAACTGGCCCATGCCGCCGCGCGCCGTGTCGCGGATGGGGGGCCTGTGACCTTCAACCCGCTGTTCCTCTATGGCGGCGTGGGCCTGGGCAAGACGCACCTGATGCATGCCATCGCGCATGAGCTGCAAACCCGTCAGCCGCATCTGCGGGTGCTCTATCTGTCGGCCGAACAGTTCATGTATCGGTTCGTGCAGGCGCTGCGCGAAAAGCAGATCATGGATTTCAAAGAGCTGTTCCGCTCGGTCGATGTGCTGATGGTCGATGATGTGCAGTTCATTGCAGGCAAGGATTCTACGCAGGAAGAGTTTTTCCACACCTTCAACGCGCTGGTCGATCAGAACAAGCAGATCGTGATTTCCGCCGACCGCGCCCCGGGCGAGATCAAGGATCTGGAAGAGCGGATCAAATCGCGCCTGCAATGTGGGCTTGTGGTGGACCTGCACCCGACCGATTACGAATTGCGGCTGGGCATCCTGCAACAGAAGGCCGAGTTTTACCGCAGCCAGTACAAGGGCCTGAAAATGGCCGATGGCGTGCTGGAGTTTCTGGCGCATCGCATCACCACCAATGTGCGTGTGCTGGAAGGGGCGCTGACCCGGCTGTTCGCCTTTGCTAGCCTTGTAGGCCGCGAAATCACGCTGGATCTGACGCAGGACTGTCTGGCCGACATCCTGCGCGCCTCGGACCGCAAGGTCACCATCGAGGAAATCCAGCGCAAGGTGGCGGAACATTACAACATCCGCCTGTCCGACATGATCGGGCCGAAGCGTCTGCGCAACATCGCGCGGCCACGACAGATCGCCATGTATCTGGCCAAACAGCTGACCCCGCGCAGTCTGCCGGAAATCGGTCGCCGCTTTGGCGGACGTGACCACACCACCATCATGCACGGTGTTCGCAAGATTGAAGAGCTGATGGCGACCGACAGCCAATTGGCCGATGATCTGCAACTGCTGAAGCGGTTGTTGCAGGCCTGA
- the rpsT gene encoding 30S ribosomal protein S20: MANTPQSKKRARQSETRYAVNKARRSRIRTYLRKVEEALASGDQAAAAAALKLAQPELARGVTKGVLHKNTVGRKMSRLSSRVKALGATATA; encoded by the coding sequence ATGGCGAATACGCCCCAGTCCAAAAAACGCGCCCGTCAGTCCGAAACCCGCTATGCCGTGAACAAGGCGCGCCGCTCGCGCATCCGCACCTACCTGCGCAAGGTTGAAGAGGCGCTGGCGTCGGGCGATCAGGCTGCTGCGGCTGCCGCGCTGAAACTGGCACAGCCGGAACTGGCGCGTGGCGTCACCAAAGGCGTTCTGCACAAGAACACCGTGGGCCGTAAAATGTCGCGCCTGTCGTCGCGCGTGAAGGCTCTGGGCGCGACCGCAACCGCCTGA
- a CDS encoding enoyl-CoA hydratase, with amino-acid sequence MAYETLIVEIEDYVALIRLNRPDALNALNSTLLSELSEALKAADADNSVRCIIITGSEKAFAAGADIKEMSEKSFVDMFMSDFFAAESDAIVRTRKPIIAAVSGYALGGGCELAMACDFIIASETAKFGQPEINLGVVAGIGGTQRLTRFVGKSKSMDMHLTGRFMDAAEAERSGLVSRVVPVKDLLTEARKAAAKIAEKSGLTTMAVKEAVNRSYETTLREGILFERRLFHALFATEDQKEGMAAFLEKRQPQFRDR; translated from the coding sequence ATGGCCTACGAGACACTGATAGTCGAAATCGAGGATTATGTCGCATTGATCCGGCTGAACCGGCCCGATGCCCTGAATGCGCTGAACAGCACGCTGTTGTCGGAACTGTCGGAGGCGCTGAAAGCCGCCGATGCCGACAATTCGGTGCGCTGCATCATCATCACCGGATCGGAAAAGGCCTTTGCGGCGGGTGCCGACATCAAGGAGATGTCGGAGAAAAGCTTTGTCGACATGTTCATGTCGGACTTCTTTGCCGCCGAATCCGATGCCATCGTCCGCACCCGCAAGCCGATCATCGCGGCGGTGTCGGGCTATGCGCTGGGCGGCGGCTGCGAACTCGCCATGGCCTGTGACTTCATCATCGCCTCGGAAACCGCGAAATTCGGTCAGCCGGAGATCAATCTGGGCGTTGTGGCCGGGATCGGCGGCACTCAGCGCCTGACCCGTTTTGTCGGCAAGTCGAAATCCATGGACATGCACCTGACCGGGCGCTTCATGGATGCCGCCGAAGCAGAGCGGTCCGGCCTTGTGTCGCGCGTGGTGCCGGTGAAGGATCTGCTGACCGAAGCCAGAAAGGCTGCCGCCAAGATTGCCGAAAAATCCGGCCTGACCACGATGGCGGTGAAAGAAGCGGTCAACCGCAGCTATGAGACGACGCTGCGCGAGGGCATCCTGTTTGAACGCCGCCTGTTCCATGCGCTGTTTGCCACCGAAGATCAGAAAGAGGGCATGGCGGCCTTCCTTGAAAAGCGCCAGCCGCAGTTCCGCGACCGCTGA
- the mutM gene encoding bifunctional DNA-formamidopyrimidine glycosylase/DNA-(apurinic or apyrimidinic site) lyase encodes MPELPEVETVRRGLEPVMTGRLILQAQVNRPDLRWPFPPRMAERLTGARIEALRRRSKYILADLSSGESLLIHLGMSGRMLISGAALGAFHHAHPAPAKHDHVVFDLEGGARVTFNDARRFGAMDLMATATAEAHPLLSVLGPEPLGNEFDESYLVARLAGRNTPIKTALLDQHLVAGLGNIYVCEVLFRAGIHPERRASSLSRAEAASLVPLIREVLADAITAGGSSLRDYRQADGDLGYFQHSFRVYGREGAGCVTPGCTGVVQRLVQSGRSSFFCPICQR; translated from the coding sequence ATGCCCGAACTGCCCGAGGTTGAAACCGTCCGTCGCGGGCTGGAGCCGGTGATGACGGGCCGCCTTATTCTTCAGGCGCAGGTCAACCGTCCCGATCTGCGCTGGCCCTTTCCACCGCGCATGGCCGAGCGCCTGACCGGCGCACGGATCGAGGCGCTGCGCCGCCGGTCGAAATACATTCTGGCCGATCTGTCCAGCGGGGAAAGCCTGCTGATCCATCTGGGCATGTCGGGGCGGATGCTGATTTCCGGCGCGGCTCTGGGTGCGTTCCATCACGCCCATCCGGCACCTGCGAAACATGACCATGTGGTGTTTGATCTGGAGGGCGGCGCGCGCGTGACCTTCAATGACGCCCGTCGCTTTGGCGCGATGGATCTGATGGCGACGGCCACGGCGGAGGCGCATCCGCTGTTGTCGGTGCTTGGGCCAGAGCCGTTGGGCAATGAATTTGACGAATCCTATCTGGTGGCGCGGCTTGCCGGGCGCAACACGCCGATCAAGACCGCGCTGCTCGATCAGCATCTGGTGGCGGGGCTGGGCAATATCTATGTCTGCGAGGTGCTGTTCCGCGCCGGTATCCACCCCGAACGCCGCGCCAGCAGCCTGAGCCGGGCCGAGGCCGCCAGTCTGGTGCCGCTGATCCGGGAGGTTCTGGCCGATGCGATCACCGCGGGCGGCTCGTCCTTGCGCGATTACCGGCAGGCGGATGGCGATCTGGGCTATTTTCAGCACAGCTTCCGGGTCTATGGCCGGGAGGGGGCGGGCTGTGTCACGCCGGGCTGCACAGGTGTTGTGCAGCGGCTGGTGCAATCCGGGCGGTCCAGCTTTTTCTGTCCGATCTGTCAGCGCTGA
- the ubiE gene encoding bifunctional demethylmenaquinone methyltransferase/2-methoxy-6-polyprenyl-1,4-benzoquinol methylase UbiE has translation MTDEEQKTHFGFQTVNEAEKAGMVHGVFTRVASKYDIMNDVMSMGIHRIWKDAMMDWLAPRPGQRLLDVAGGTGDVSFRFLNRAPGAHATVLDMTESMLVEGRQRAEASDMADRLDWVVGDAMALPFKANTFDVYTISFGIRNVTRVQDALNEAYRVLRPGGRLMVLEFSQLPNAAMQKAYDLYSFNVIPVMGQIIANDRDSYQYLVESIRKFPDQDTFAAMIRKAGFGQVSYRNLSLGIAALHSGWKL, from the coding sequence ATGACCGACGAAGAGCAAAAGACCCATTTCGGCTTTCAGACCGTGAACGAGGCGGAAAAGGCCGGCATGGTCCATGGCGTGTTCACCCGCGTTGCCAGCAAATATGACATCATGAATGATGTGATGAGCATGGGGATTCACCGCATCTGGAAAGATGCGATGATGGATTGGCTGGCACCACGGCCCGGCCAGCGCCTGCTGGATGTCGCCGGGGGCACGGGCGATGTGTCCTTCCGCTTTCTGAACCGGGCACCGGGTGCCCATGCCACCGTGCTGGACATGACCGAAAGCATGCTGGTCGAAGGGCGTCAGCGCGCCGAAGCCAGCGACATGGCCGACCGGCTCGACTGGGTGGTCGGGGATGCGATGGCCCTGCCGTTCAAGGCGAATACCTTCGATGTCTATACGATCAGCTTTGGCATCCGCAACGTGACCCGGGTGCAGGATGCGCTGAACGAAGCCTATCGCGTGCTGCGCCCCGGCGGGCGGCTGATGGTGCTGGAATTCAGCCAGCTGCCCAACGCCGCCATGCAGAAAGCCTATGACCTTTACAGTTTCAATGTGATCCCGGTCATGGGGCAGATCATTGCGAATGACCGCGACAGCTATCAGTATCTCGTGGAAAGCATTCGCAAATTCCCCGATCAGGACACGTTTGCCGCCATGATCCGCAAAGCGGGGTTCGGTCAGGTGAGCTATCGGAACCTGTCCTTGGGCATTGCCGCGCTGCATTCCGGCTGGAAGCTGTAA
- the ubiB gene encoding 2-polyprenylphenol 6-hydroxylase, whose product MRGPHNIIRLVRTLATLERSGAIGVVLEAMDAPPRLRLAARVLGWPFKWLGLKGDPALPPATRALTALGPAYIKFGQILSTRPDIVGDELALQLKYLQDKLPPFPVEVAKRMVAEELALPVDQMFSEFSEPVAAASIAQVHRARLVDTGQEVAVKVLRPGIERAFRKDIDAFYFAARVIETLSPASRRLHPMEVIRHFEGVVMGELDLRLESAAAAEFSANTEKDEGFQVPAPIWHLSSRQVMTMGWAEGVSMADNLAIDAAGHDRTLLGARVLQLFLQHALRDGYFHADMHQGNLKVAASGNIIAYDFGIMGRLDEYTRRVYAEILFGFIRKDYRRVAEVHFEAGYVPADRDIDEFARALRVVGEPIFGMDASRISMARLLSYLFEVTEKFGMETRTELILLQRTMVVVEGVARGLDPHINIWQVARPIVESYIAQNVGPRALLRDLGKTMRVLARFGPKLPGMVESRLIQQTEPAPAPRPVLHPVIWMGLGGGFVALGVALGSLL is encoded by the coding sequence ATGCGCGGTCCGCACAACATCATCCGTCTGGTGCGCACACTCGCCACGCTGGAACGCAGCGGCGCGATTGGCGTGGTGCTGGAAGCGATGGACGCCCCGCCCCGGTTGCGGCTGGCCGCGCGGGTGCTGGGATGGCCGTTCAAATGGCTGGGGCTGAAGGGGGATCCGGCACTGCCCCCCGCCACGCGCGCCCTGACGGCGCTGGGTCCGGCCTATATCAAATTCGGCCAGATCCTGTCGACGCGCCCCGATATTGTCGGCGATGAGCTCGCGTTGCAGCTGAAATACCTGCAAGACAAACTGCCGCCCTTCCCGGTGGAGGTGGCCAAACGCATGGTCGCGGAAGAGCTGGCGCTGCCGGTCGACCAGATGTTTTCCGAATTTTCCGAACCCGTCGCCGCCGCCTCGATCGCGCAGGTGCATCGGGCGCGGCTGGTCGATACCGGGCAAGAGGTGGCGGTCAAAGTGCTGCGCCCCGGCATCGAACGCGCCTTCCGCAAGGATATCGACGCCTTCTATTTCGCCGCGCGGGTGATCGAAACGCTGTCGCCCGCCTCGCGCCGCCTGCACCCGATGGAGGTAATCCGCCATTTCGAGGGCGTGGTCATGGGCGAGCTGGATCTGCGGCTGGAATCCGCCGCCGCCGCCGAATTCTCCGCCAACACCGAAAAGGATGAAGGATTTCAGGTGCCCGCGCCGATCTGGCATCTGTCCAGCCGTCAGGTGATGACGATGGGCTGGGCAGAGGGCGTGTCGATGGCCGACAATCTGGCGATTGATGCGGCCGGGCATGACAGAACCCTTCTCGGTGCGCGGGTGTTGCAACTGTTCCTGCAACACGCGCTGCGCGACGGCTATTTCCACGCCGACATGCACCAGGGCAACCTGAAGGTCGCGGCCAGTGGCAATATCATTGCCTATGATTTTGGCATCATGGGGCGGCTGGATGAATATACCCGCCGGGTTTACGCCGAAATCCTGTTTGGCTTCATCCGCAAGGATTATCGCCGGGTGGCGGAGGTACATTTCGAGGCTGGTTATGTTCCAGCCGACCGCGACATCGACGAATTTGCCCGCGCCCTGCGTGTGGTGGGTGAGCCGATCTTCGGCATGGATGCCTCGCGCATCTCCATGGCGCGGCTTTTGTCGTATCTGTTTGAAGTCACAGAAAAATTCGGCATGGAAACCCGCACCGAGCTGATCCTTCTGCAACGCACGATGGTCGTGGTGGAAGGGGTGGCGCGGGGGTTGGACCCGCATATCAACATCTGGCAGGTCGCCCGGCCCATCGTGGAAAGCTATATCGCCCAGAATGTCGGCCCGCGCGCCTTGCTGCGGGATCTGGGCAAGACCATGCGGGTTCTGGCCCGGTTCGGCCCCAAGCTTCCGGGCATGGTGGAATCGCGTCTGATCCAGCAGACTGAACCGGCCCCCGCGCCGCGCCCGGTGCTGCATCCCGTGATCTGGATGGGGTTGGGTGGCGGCTTCGTGGCGCTTGGTGTGGCGCTGGGATCCCTGCTTTAA
- a CDS encoding phosphotransferase yields the protein MTTVASASDLTVPPALHRAVLGAFPALRQQPWLALTGGRSNLVWQVADVAIKLYRPMMASPLFPNDPGAEAMVLQRLAATGLAPELLYRGDGWIAYRHQSGQSWQSGPAQVATVLSAIHRQSLPLRLLPMGSAAIARHADSFAPAGWLPAQPQVPEVAALARPRLVHGDAVPGNMIVAGHRITMIDWQCPGLGDPVDDIALFLSPAMQLLYRGAALTEAEAEAFLAAYADRAVVQRYLMLRPLLHWRIAAHCAWRAAQGDADYAAACRLEIARL from the coding sequence ATGACGACAGTTGCCTCCGCATCCGACCTGACAGTGCCCCCGGCGCTGCACCGCGCCGTTCTGGGCGCGTTTCCTGCGTTGCGGCAGCAGCCTTGGCTTGCCCTGACGGGGGGGCGCAGCAATCTAGTCTGGCAAGTGGCGGATGTGGCCATCAAGCTCTACCGCCCGATGATGGCAAGCCCGCTGTTCCCCAATGATCCAGGCGCAGAGGCGATGGTGTTGCAGCGGCTTGCGGCGACGGGTCTTGCGCCGGAATTGCTGTATCGCGGAGACGGCTGGATCGCATACCGGCATCAATCTGGGCAGAGTTGGCAGAGCGGCCCGGCGCAGGTTGCGACCGTGTTGTCTGCCATTCATCGCCAGAGCCTGCCGTTGCGTTTGCTGCCAATGGGAAGCGCCGCGATTGCCCGCCATGCCGACAGCTTTGCCCCGGCAGGGTGGCTACCCGCACAGCCGCAAGTGCCCGAGGTCGCGGCTTTGGCCAGGCCGAGGCTGGTGCATGGCGATGCGGTGCCCGGCAATATGATCGTTGCGGGGCACCGCATCACCATGATTGACTGGCAATGCCCCGGCCTTGGCGATCCCGTTGATGATATTGCGCTTTTCCTGTCGCCTGCCATGCAGCTTCTGTATCGCGGCGCGGCGCTGACCGAAGCGGAGGCTGAGGCTTTCCTTGCCGCCTATGCGGATCGCGCGGTTGTGCAGCGCTATCTGATGCTGCGCCCCTTGCTGCATTGGCGCATTGCGGCGCATTGCGCCTGGCGTGCGGCGCAGGGGGATGCGGATTATGCGGCGGCCTGTCGGCTGGAGATAGCCCGGCTTTAA
- a CDS encoding flagellar hook capping FlgD N-terminal domain-containing protein, whose product MQVNAALSASRSGATGPLGRDRTTVASDFQTFLKMMTTQLQNQDPLNPIDSSDYAVQLATFSGVEQQTKTNQLLEAMQTQFGMLGMAQMATWVGSEARAAMPGLITDGQAIALSPNPIAGVDRVVMVVTNAEGEVVNRLDLPKDATEYEWTPVDIEEAPLPDGLYTFTLENYRNGEQLEDTAVELYGRITEVRGGASGMTLLMEGGAEVSVAAVTALRE is encoded by the coding sequence ATGCAAGTGAATGCGGCACTGTCTGCTTCGCGATCTGGCGCCACCGGCCCGCTGGGCCGCGACCGGACCACCGTCGCCTCGGATTTTCAAACCTTCCTGAAAATGATGACGACCCAGTTGCAGAATCAGGATCCGTTGAACCCGATCGACAGCTCTGATTATGCCGTGCAGCTCGCCACGTTTTCCGGGGTCGAGCAACAGACGAAAACCAATCAGCTGCTGGAGGCGATGCAGACGCAGTTCGGCATGTTGGGCATGGCGCAGATGGCGACCTGGGTGGGCAGCGAGGCGCGGGCCGCCATGCCGGGGCTGATCACCGACGGGCAGGCAATCGCGCTCTCGCCCAATCCGATTGCGGGGGTTGATCGGGTGGTGATGGTGGTCACCAACGCGGAGGGGGAGGTGGTCAACCGGCTGGATCTGCCCAAGGATGCCACCGAATATGAGTGGACGCCCGTTGATATCGAGGAGGCGCCCTTGCCCGACGGCCTGTATACGTTCACGCTGGAAAATTATCGCAATGGCGAGCAGTTGGAGGATACCGCCGTCGAGCTTTACGGGCGGATCACCGAGGTTCGCGGCGGCGCCTCTGGAATGACGCTGTTGATGGAGGGGGGGGCAGAGGTCTCTGTTGCCGCTGTGACTGCGCTGCGTGAATGA